A DNA window from Mya arenaria isolate MELC-2E11 chromosome 17, ASM2691426v1 contains the following coding sequences:
- the LOC128223795 gene encoding uncharacterized protein LOC128223795, which yields MSVRHVVLLCLVLVHVTISQARHPPREKSICPHGTVGNCLGFANQQCPPNGECRRVSGTFGICCRIPDPPVCGCRHGQRGICGGIANLRCPRGTTCQCSPNPPFPDSNGKCCRSRPVYGYNDHDDR from the exons ATGAGTGTCAGACATGTTGTGTTGCTGTGCTTGGTTCTTGTTCATG tGACAATTTCCCAAGCTCGACATCCACCAAGGGAGAAGTCAATTTGCCCACATGGCACAGTAGGCAACTGTCTTGGCTTCGCCAACCAACAGTGTCCTCCCAACGGCGAGTGTCGCCGGGTATCAGGGACGTTCGGTATTTGCTGTCGAATTCCTGACCCACCAG TGTGCGGTTGCCGACATGGTCAGCGCGGTATCTGTGGGGGTATCGCTAACTTGAGGTGCCCACGTGGTACCACTTGTCAATGCTCCCCGAACCCGCCTTTTCCAGACTCGAACGGAAAGTGCTGCCGATCAc gtcCAGTTTACGGGTATAACGATCACGACGACCGATAG
- the LOC128224254 gene encoding uncharacterized protein LOC128224254, with the protein MKLAIVCLLCLAVIIEGQLAGRNICRHGTVGTCLGFTNQRCPRNSECRRVSGTFGVCCSLSNTNPGGGCRCDNGQRGRCGGFQGLRCPRGTTCSCKGPIAHDGFGKCCINRPRYGY; encoded by the exons ATGAAATTAGCAATCGTTTGTCTATTGTGTTTGGCTGTTATTATTGAAG GGCAATTGGCGGGTAGGAACATATGTCGTCACGGCACTGTGGGCACATGTCTTGGCTTCACCAATCAGCGGTGTCCTCGTAACAGCGAGTGTCGCCGTGTATCAGGAACGTTCGGGGTCTGCTGCAGTCTGTCTAACACAAATCCAGGAGGAG GATGTCGATGCGATAATGGTCAGCGCGGGAGATGTGGTGGATTCCAGGGTCTTAGATGTCCGCGAGGCACCACATGCAGTTGCAAGGGACCTATTGCCCACGACGGATTCGGGAAATGCTGCATTAACC GACCGAGGTACGGTTACTAG